From a single Methylacidiphilum kamchatkense Kam1 genomic region:
- a CDS encoding peroxiredoxin — protein MKKIPFPAFVFFYLCYLIVLNQLSALPIGSEVPDVTAVDQDGNLVSLRKVAQNGWVLFYFYPKAETPGCIREAHSLKDNYKQLLDNGIKVYGISMDTVEAQKKFKENHQLPFTLLADPEGKVVDKFGVPKKYGMASRQSFLAKEGKIVWFNLHVNPDGHAQEVLEVVKKIKESS, from the coding sequence ATGAAGAAAATACCATTTCCTGCTTTTGTTTTCTTTTATTTATGCTATTTGATTGTTCTGAATCAGTTATCAGCTCTTCCAATTGGCTCGGAAGTTCCGGATGTTACAGCAGTAGATCAAGATGGTAATTTAGTTTCATTGCGCAAAGTGGCCCAAAACGGATGGGTTTTATTTTATTTTTATCCCAAGGCGGAAACTCCTGGATGTATTAGAGAAGCACATAGCCTAAAAGATAACTACAAACAATTGTTGGATAATGGAATCAAAGTTTATGGGATTAGTATGGATACAGTAGAAGCACAAAAGAAATTCAAAGAGAATCATCAACTTCCGTTTACTCTTTTGGCAGATCCGGAAGGAAAAGTTGTTGATAAATTTGGTGTACCTAAAAAATATGGGATGGCATCACGACAATCATTTTTGGCAAAAGAAGGAAAGATTGTTTGGTTTAACTTGCATGTTAATCCTGATGGGCATGCTCAAGAAGTTTTAGAAGTGGTCAAAAAGATAAAAGAATCCTCTTAG
- a CDS encoding cytochrome ubiquinol oxidase subunit I, with protein MEYHRLQFALAAMFHYLFPQLTMGLSFFVVLFKTFGLLLKKELLLESSRFWVKFLALSFIFGVVTGIPMEFLFGTNWSRFSQYCGSVIGQTLAMEGVFAFFLESSFLGILLFGEKRLGQKIHLLSAWLVFLGSWLSAYFILTTNAWMQHPIGYRLNANNNLELIDIRNLLFNPWLFWQFFHNMVAAVVTSSFVVCSVGAFYKLSNQHIPFAAIFLKHGIVVGLLATIFVIFPTGDGESKQVFTYQPTKAAAMEGIFHTEKNAPLIIFGQPNLQTLTLDNPLYLPGMLSFLTYHRFAAEVKGLDHFDRNQWPDNIPLVYYAYHIMVGLGTYFVALMTVAVCFLLARNLDKQQWLLWLLFLSFPFPFIANTAGWITTEVGRQPWVIFGILKTADGTSQAVNAGNALFTLLGFLGLYVCLGVLFLFLFILEISRGPQKNVHMENV; from the coding sequence ATGGAGTATCATCGATTGCAGTTTGCCCTTGCTGCAATGTTTCATTACCTCTTTCCTCAATTAACCATGGGTCTTTCTTTTTTTGTAGTGCTTTTTAAAACATTCGGACTTTTATTGAAAAAAGAATTGTTATTAGAAAGCAGTAGGTTTTGGGTCAAGTTCCTGGCCCTGAGTTTTATTTTTGGTGTTGTAACAGGCATTCCGATGGAATTTCTCTTTGGTACTAACTGGTCAAGATTTTCTCAATATTGTGGTTCAGTTATAGGGCAGACATTGGCGATGGAAGGAGTTTTTGCCTTTTTTCTTGAGTCTTCTTTTTTGGGAATCCTTCTTTTTGGAGAAAAACGACTAGGGCAAAAAATACATCTATTATCAGCCTGGTTAGTTTTTCTTGGAAGTTGGCTTTCGGCATATTTTATTTTAACTACAAATGCGTGGATGCAACATCCCATCGGTTATAGACTAAATGCAAATAATAATCTAGAATTGATTGATATCCGCAATCTACTGTTTAATCCATGGCTGTTTTGGCAGTTTTTTCATAACATGGTTGCAGCAGTGGTAACCTCCTCTTTTGTCGTATGTTCTGTTGGGGCCTTCTACAAACTATCTAATCAACATATTCCTTTTGCTGCTATTTTTCTTAAACATGGAATAGTCGTTGGATTACTTGCCACTATCTTCGTAATTTTTCCAACGGGAGATGGAGAGAGTAAGCAAGTCTTTACTTATCAGCCAACAAAAGCAGCAGCCATGGAAGGTATCTTTCACACTGAGAAAAATGCCCCTTTAATTATTTTTGGACAGCCTAATCTTCAAACTTTGACTCTTGACAATCCGCTTTATCTTCCTGGAATGCTGAGCTTTTTGACCTACCATCGATTTGCTGCTGAAGTAAAAGGATTGGATCATTTTGATCGTAACCAATGGCCAGATAACATTCCTCTTGTCTATTATGCCTATCATATAATGGTTGGGCTTGGAACCTATTTTGTAGCTTTGATGACGGTTGCTGTTTGTTTTCTTCTGGCCAGAAATTTAGACAAGCAACAATGGCTTCTTTGGCTCCTTTTTCTTAGTTTTCCTTTTCCCTTTATTGCCAATACGGCTGGTTGGATTACAACCGAAGTTGGAAGACAGCCTTGGGTAATCTTTGGGATTTTAAAAACGGCGGATGGTACTTCTCAAGCTGTGAATGCTGGGAATGCTCTCTTTACTTTGCTTGGTTTTTTAGGCCTGTATGTCTGCTTGGGAGTGCTTTTTCTTTTTCTTTTTATCTTAGAAATCAGTAGAGGACCTCAAAAAAACGTTCACATGGAAAACGTTTAA
- the cydB gene encoding cytochrome d ubiquinol oxidase subunit II — protein sequence METIWFWLLVVMFSGYVILDGLDFGVGMLLPFISKNLQERKLIYQQILPVWDGNEVWLIAGGGILFFSFPRAYAVAFSGFYLAFIILLWLLILRGISIEVRSKINHELWQKFWDFLFSFSSYLISFTLGIALGNLFRGVPINKNGNFFLPLWTYFLPGIDAGIVDIYTLLFGFLSSVFFALHGSLFLNLKMSHALQKKCQRIASSLLLLLALLSFISFFWTSKVQTFFLKNFVEFPIYLIFPIGAVVCLLSIFLSLKYHKSFSAFLCSSFFVCMMLGSSAVALYPYLLISSIDPFLRSLTIFNSAASKETLKIGLFWFPFGFLLILLYTIIVYRAFKGKMNSQDVISY from the coding sequence ATGGAAACCATATGGTTTTGGCTCTTAGTGGTAATGTTTTCTGGATATGTAATTCTTGACGGCTTGGATTTTGGAGTAGGAATGCTTTTACCTTTTATAAGTAAAAATCTTCAAGAAAGGAAGCTCATTTATCAACAGATTCTTCCGGTTTGGGATGGCAATGAAGTCTGGCTAATTGCAGGAGGCGGTATTCTTTTTTTTTCTTTTCCTAGAGCTTATGCCGTTGCCTTTAGTGGCTTTTATCTTGCTTTTATCATATTGCTTTGGCTCTTAATATTACGTGGTATATCGATCGAAGTCCGTTCAAAGATTAACCATGAATTGTGGCAAAAATTTTGGGATTTTCTTTTTTCTTTTTCCAGCTATCTCATTTCTTTCACTCTTGGTATCGCATTGGGCAATCTTTTTCGAGGAGTACCTATTAATAAAAACGGAAATTTTTTCTTGCCTTTGTGGACGTATTTTCTACCAGGAATAGATGCTGGAATTGTGGATATTTATACTTTACTCTTTGGTTTTTTATCTTCTGTTTTTTTTGCCCTTCATGGATCTCTATTCTTAAACCTGAAAATGAGCCATGCACTTCAAAAAAAATGTCAACGGATTGCAAGTAGTCTTCTTTTATTACTAGCCTTATTAAGCTTTATCAGTTTTTTTTGGACTTCAAAGGTCCAAACTTTCTTCTTAAAAAATTTTGTTGAATTTCCCATTTATCTAATCTTTCCAATTGGAGCTGTTGTATGCTTACTAAGCATTTTTCTAAGTTTAAAATACCATAAATCATTCTCTGCGTTTCTTTGTTCTTCATTCTTTGTATGCATGATGTTGGGGTCTTCGGCTGTAGCTTTATATCCTTACCTTTTAATTTCTTCTATTGATCCTTTTCTCCGAAGCCTCACCATATTCAATTCAGCTGCTTCAAAAGAAACCTTGAAAATTGGCCTTTTTTGGTTTCCTTTTGGTTTTCTACTTATTCTTCTCTATACGATTATTGTATATCGGGCATTTAAAGGAAAAATGAATTCTCAAGATGTTATAAGTTACTGA
- a CDS encoding ABC transporter ATP-binding protein, protein MLKVVNIKKTFNGTVVLDGVNFEVLEGDRFMIIGRSGGGKSVLLRIILGLIKPDSGEVWYKGQNIVTLSERKLAPLRRDMGMVFQNGALFDFMTVEENVAFALREKGGMSEKEIKKEVSELLERLLLKGQEKKMPSELSGGMRKRVAVARAVIAKPKIIFFDEPTAGLDPIASSELNALICSLNKEFNVTTVIVTHDMEAVRQLGITVAMLYNGKIYRIGTPQEFEASKDPVIRNFVHGIIESEVRCN, encoded by the coding sequence ATGCTGAAGGTAGTCAATATCAAAAAAACTTTCAATGGAACTGTTGTTTTAGATGGAGTCAATTTTGAAGTCCTTGAAGGAGACCGGTTCATGATTATTGGAAGGAGCGGAGGGGGTAAAAGTGTCCTTTTACGCATTATTCTTGGCTTAATAAAGCCAGATTCTGGAGAAGTTTGGTATAAGGGTCAAAATATTGTAACCCTTTCGGAAAGAAAACTTGCTCCCTTACGGAGAGATATGGGAATGGTTTTTCAGAATGGTGCCCTATTTGATTTTATGACTGTTGAAGAAAATGTTGCTTTTGCCTTGCGGGAAAAAGGAGGAATGAGTGAAAAAGAGATTAAGAAAGAAGTGAGTGAACTTTTAGAAAGGCTATTATTAAAAGGCCAGGAAAAGAAGATGCCATCTGAGCTTAGTGGAGGAATGCGAAAAAGAGTAGCCGTGGCTCGTGCAGTTATAGCTAAACCAAAGATCATATTTTTCGATGAACCAACTGCTGGACTTGATCCTATAGCCTCTTCGGAACTTAACGCTCTTATTTGTTCTTTAAATAAGGAATTTAATGTGACTACTGTTATAGTTACCCATGATATGGAGGCGGTTCGACAACTGGGAATCACTGTAGCCATGCTCTATAATGGTAAAATTTACAGGATAGGGACTCCCCAAGAGTTTGAGGCTTCAAAGGATCCTGTGATTCGTAATTTTGTACATGGGATTATAGAATCCGAAGTGAGGTGTAATTGA
- a CDS encoding MlaD family protein yields MEPKNLELKVGLFLLIGLAILGAMIIYFGRYGEKFRPSYQITVEFPNAYGLIKGAPVYFAGAPVGRVISTPRQIREGRAVEVDIKVNADAKIRKDALFQIVDVGMLGDKAIAITPKGVTAPFLRNGDKVRGTRASTLSDVTSQITPLINSATQLLEGAGTIVNRINQNVLTEETAADLRATIKELRLVLSRTDQLLADAQYGKGPLAKILNDPEISENLSAFVFNLRKKGILFYSDVAAKEEAKEESVQSREGAKTKGPVLKAKMGKSNAK; encoded by the coding sequence ATGGAACCAAAAAATTTGGAATTGAAGGTGGGTTTATTTCTTTTGATAGGGCTGGCGATTTTAGGGGCAATGATCATTTATTTCGGTCGGTATGGGGAAAAATTTCGTCCTTCTTATCAAATTACTGTCGAGTTTCCTAATGCTTATGGATTGATTAAGGGTGCTCCTGTTTATTTTGCAGGCGCTCCAGTTGGTAGAGTGATCAGTACTCCCCGGCAAATTAGGGAAGGGAGAGCAGTAGAGGTAGATATAAAGGTTAACGCTGATGCTAAAATCCGTAAGGATGCTTTGTTCCAAATTGTTGATGTGGGGATGCTAGGGGATAAAGCTATTGCGATTACCCCTAAGGGAGTAACGGCTCCTTTTTTACGGAATGGGGATAAGGTTAGGGGAACTAGAGCTTCGACCCTGAGTGATGTGACGAGTCAGATTACTCCTTTAATAAATTCGGCGACTCAATTACTTGAAGGGGCGGGAACCATTGTAAACAGGATCAATCAGAATGTATTGACAGAGGAAACCGCAGCTGATCTTCGAGCTACTATAAAGGAATTGCGGTTAGTTCTGAGTCGAACTGATCAGCTACTTGCAGACGCTCAGTATGGTAAAGGACCACTAGCAAAGATTCTTAACGATCCTGAAATTTCAGAAAATCTGTCCGCTTTCGTTTTTAATCTCCGGAAAAAAGGTATTCTTTTTTATTCGGATGTTGCTGCCAAAGAAGAAGCTAAAGAAGAATCGGTGCAATCCCGAGAAGGGGCAAAAACCAAAGGCCCGGTTCTAAAGGCAAAAATGGGAAAAAGCAATGCCAAATAG
- the ispD gene encoding 2-C-methyl-D-erythritol 4-phosphate cytidylyltransferase, which produces MNAFIGTILVAAGQSKRMGFDKIFKPFANGLCPLEICLHRILSSPLVGQIVVVVSKENLERATEKISTLCHGKDVKIALGGKERQDSVYQGLLALDPLWEYVMVHDSARPFIREELISVVFQAAREMGAAVCGKPCSDTLKEVDMDGKILKTLDRSKIWTVQTPQIFKRSLLEKAYKALQNQGDIVTDDASAVERIGGTVKIVFYKGNNMKMTLQEDWDIANLLLQKEKFN; this is translated from the coding sequence ATGAATGCTTTTATAGGAACCATTCTTGTTGCAGCTGGACAAAGCAAGCGGATGGGTTTTGACAAGATCTTCAAACCGTTTGCCAATGGACTATGTCCTTTGGAAATCTGTTTGCATAGAATTCTGAGCTCTCCTTTAGTGGGACAAATTGTAGTGGTTGTATCGAAAGAAAATCTCGAAAGAGCGACAGAAAAAATTTCAACCCTTTGTCATGGTAAAGATGTAAAAATTGCATTAGGGGGAAAAGAAAGGCAGGATTCGGTCTATCAAGGATTATTGGCTTTGGATCCTCTTTGGGAATATGTAATGGTTCATGACTCGGCTAGACCTTTTATTAGAGAAGAACTTATTTCAGTAGTCTTCCAGGCAGCAAGAGAAATGGGAGCAGCTGTTTGCGGCAAGCCTTGCTCGGATACCCTAAAAGAAGTGGATATGGATGGAAAAATCCTAAAGACCTTGGACAGAAGCAAAATTTGGACGGTCCAGACGCCTCAGATTTTTAAAAGGTCTTTATTGGAAAAGGCCTATAAGGCATTACAAAACCAAGGGGATATAGTAACCGATGATGCCTCCGCTGTTGAGCGGATTGGGGGAACTGTAAAAATCGTTTTCTATAAAGGCAATAACATGAAGATGACATTGCAAGAGGATTGGGATATAGCAAATCTCCTTTTGCAAAAGGAAAAATTTAACTAA
- the rpmG gene encoding 50S ribosomal protein L33 encodes MPREQIILECTEAKAEGKPASRYYGTKNKKLQQGKIELRKYNPFLRRHTLHREIK; translated from the coding sequence ATGCCTAGAGAACAGATCATCCTTGAATGCACGGAAGCGAAGGCCGAAGGCAAACCTGCTTCTCGGTACTATGGAACAAAGAACAAAAAGTTACAACAAGGCAAAATTGAACTCAGAAAATATAATCCTTTTCTTAGACGGCATACCCTACATCGAGAAATTAAATAA
- a CDS encoding CHAD domain-containing protein, with product MRRVSNQQECLDLWDTASKDLLKWKNPENFEEQIHDLRVLGKKLRALFYFFKPVLDSRFLEKEKHRVKMAMSSLGSIRDSHVSLDILRKIKTDYPQLEIPNKINRLLEEQSLQGNQNQSFSNGDKMDASKKLALAMEVLLEAKENLLS from the coding sequence ATGAGGAGAGTAAGCAATCAGCAGGAATGCCTAGATTTATGGGATACCGCCTCCAAGGACCTTTTGAAATGGAAAAATCCAGAAAACTTTGAGGAACAGATCCATGATCTGAGAGTATTAGGCAAAAAATTGCGTGCCCTTTTTTATTTTTTTAAGCCTGTGCTTGATAGCCGTTTTTTAGAAAAAGAAAAGCATCGAGTCAAGATGGCTATGTCAAGCTTAGGTTCTATAAGAGACTCGCATGTATCGCTAGATATTCTTAGAAAGATTAAGACAGATTATCCTCAATTGGAAATTCCCAACAAAATTAATCGTCTTTTGGAAGAACAATCCTTGCAAGGAAACCAAAACCAATCTTTTTCTAATGGGGATAAGATGGATGCTTCTAAAAAGCTTGCTTTGGCTATGGAAGTGCTTTTGGAAGCCAAAGAAAATCTGCTTAGTTAA
- a CDS encoding CHAD domain-containing protein: protein MERAIKEESADSFHRWRLKTKRFYYLLDLCMRQNSSKELSKVLKKFKQIEQLLGQAHDFHVLASFLTNRKYLKEGQNKFFKNFILLLDTLEKEKEKKALSVAKKVVTADFEKNIQQIFN from the coding sequence ATGGAAAGAGCTATAAAAGAAGAATCGGCTGATTCATTTCATCGTTGGAGACTCAAAACAAAGAGATTTTACTATCTTCTTGATCTTTGCATGCGGCAAAACTCTTCTAAAGAGCTAAGCAAAGTCCTAAAAAAATTTAAACAGATCGAACAACTACTTGGTCAAGCACATGATTTTCATGTGCTCGCCTCCTTTCTTACGAACAGGAAATATCTTAAAGAAGGACAGAATAAATTTTTTAAAAACTTTATTTTACTACTGGATACTCTTGAAAAGGAAAAGGAAAAAAAAGCGTTATCAGTGGCTAAAAAAGTTGTAACGGCTGATTTTGAAAAAAACATTCAACAGATTTTTAATTAA
- a CDS encoding exo-beta-N-acetylmuramidase NamZ family protein: MKRSLLGPFLFILFVSIHNFFSCLNAAVLLGIDVLREENFASLRGKRVGLITNQSGVDSHGVPTRLILQKAPGVKLVSLFAPEHGIDGKIKAGEEVPSHRDRLTGLKVFSLYGETKKPTQAMLKNLDCLVFDVQDIGCRSYTFVSTMVAAMEACGEAGIPFYVLDRPNPLGGLRVEGPLVNPNWKSFVSFIPVPYVHGMTVGEIAQMANGMGFISHPCKLYVIPMKGWNRSMVWQDTGLRWIPTSPNIPREDTPVYYVVTGLVGSLSGLELGTGTTEAFRVIAAKGLDGYQLAREINGLNLPGVLAVPRPINGLIGLELQIDPKTPANLTALAVFLASRIHNMAHPSPFQRSSVAHRNLFFKVYGSPLIRTELDTYRSPNPLHENGLMT, from the coding sequence ATGAAAAGATCCCTGCTGGGTCCATTTCTTTTCATTCTTTTTGTTTCAATTCACAACTTCTTCTCCTGTCTTAACGCAGCCGTTCTTCTTGGGATTGATGTGTTAAGGGAAGAAAATTTTGCCTCCTTAAGAGGGAAAAGAGTAGGACTGATTACTAATCAAAGTGGCGTAGATTCCCATGGAGTGCCTACGAGACTGATACTCCAAAAGGCACCTGGAGTCAAACTGGTCAGCCTTTTTGCCCCAGAGCATGGCATAGATGGAAAAATCAAAGCCGGAGAGGAAGTACCATCTCATCGAGACAGACTGACGGGTTTAAAGGTTTTTTCCCTTTATGGAGAAACAAAAAAACCCACACAAGCAATGCTAAAAAATCTTGATTGTTTAGTTTTCGACGTTCAGGACATTGGCTGCAGAAGCTATACTTTCGTAAGCACTATGGTGGCAGCGATGGAGGCTTGTGGAGAAGCTGGCATTCCTTTTTATGTTCTGGATAGGCCTAATCCTCTTGGTGGGCTCAGGGTGGAGGGACCACTGGTTAATCCCAACTGGAAATCTTTCGTCAGTTTTATTCCTGTACCTTATGTTCATGGAATGACAGTAGGAGAAATAGCCCAGATGGCTAATGGGATGGGGTTCATCTCGCATCCCTGTAAACTTTATGTAATTCCCATGAAAGGATGGAATCGATCCATGGTATGGCAAGACACTGGCTTGCGATGGATTCCTACTTCTCCCAATATACCAAGAGAAGACACCCCTGTGTACTATGTCGTCACAGGTCTTGTTGGCAGTCTATCTGGACTTGAGCTTGGAACAGGCACAACAGAAGCCTTTAGGGTAATAGCTGCCAAAGGACTGGATGGTTATCAGTTGGCAAGAGAAATAAATGGATTGAATCTTCCAGGAGTCCTTGCTGTTCCTAGACCTATTAATGGACTTATTGGATTAGAATTGCAGATCGATCCTAAAACTCCTGCAAATCTCACCGCCCTTGCTGTCTTTCTTGCTTCTCGAATCCACAATATGGCCCATCCTAGTCCTTTCCAAAGATCTTCTGTTGCCCATAGAAACCTTTTTTTCAAAGTCTATGGCAGTCCTCTCATTCGGACAGAGCTCGATACCTACCGATCCCCCAATCCATTGCACGAAAATGGGCTCATGACCTAA
- the glgP gene encoding alpha-glucan family phosphorylase — MNHLKNSFSRIIAYFSMEIAVDERIPTYSGGLGVLAGDTLSAAASVGFSMVGVSLLYRKGYFFQKIDEQGVQREEPVEWVVDDFLVEQQPRIKIQLENREVTVRCWLYEIEQNEHKVPVYFLDTDLPENDPYDRSLSGFLYGGDDRYRLCQEAVLGIGGVRMLRALGYKKIDRFHMNEGHSSLLTLELLREISEAKHEPITWEDIEAVRALCVFTTHTPVASGHDKFPLSLVKEVLPFFPFSYGELRDIFCCGDFLNMTYLALNLSHYINGVAKRHSEVSRMLFSHYEIDAITNGVHVPSWVSQPIQELFDKHIPHWREDIFSIRYAIAIPLKQIWEAHLINKRHLLDFVNRQKNIGMEIDNFTIGFARRMTAYKRPELIFSNLDRLKSIAKAIGPLQLVFAGKAHPKDEEGKKIIQRIHAIHSSLSPEVKLVFLENYDLALAKRIVAGVDLWLNNPLPPLEASGTSGMKAAINGVPSLSVLDGWWIEGCIEGMTGWSIGMDHFQRKEGIENGYSSDRDADALYDKLEKVVMPLFYKNKEAYSLIMRSCIAINGSFFNAQRMLMQYVIKAYY, encoded by the coding sequence ATGAATCATCTAAAAAATTCTTTCTCCCGCATTATTGCTTATTTTTCAATGGAAATCGCTGTTGATGAGCGCATTCCCACTTATAGTGGGGGACTTGGTGTTTTGGCTGGAGACACATTAAGTGCCGCTGCTTCGGTCGGCTTTTCCATGGTTGGAGTTAGTCTGCTTTATCGCAAAGGGTATTTTTTTCAAAAGATTGATGAGCAGGGAGTTCAAAGAGAAGAACCGGTAGAATGGGTTGTTGATGATTTTCTTGTCGAACAGCAACCCCGAATAAAAATTCAACTGGAAAATAGAGAGGTGACGGTTCGATGTTGGCTCTATGAAATTGAGCAGAATGAGCATAAAGTTCCCGTTTATTTTTTGGATACCGATCTTCCAGAAAACGATCCTTATGATAGAAGTCTCAGTGGTTTTTTGTATGGGGGAGATGATCGCTATAGATTATGCCAAGAGGCTGTTTTAGGGATTGGAGGCGTACGGATGCTTCGGGCTTTAGGCTATAAGAAAATAGACAGATTTCACATGAATGAGGGCCATTCTAGCCTCTTGACTCTTGAGTTGCTTAGGGAAATATCTGAAGCAAAGCATGAGCCTATCACTTGGGAAGATATTGAAGCGGTTCGAGCCCTTTGTGTGTTTACAACGCATACACCGGTGGCTTCCGGTCATGATAAATTTCCCCTTTCTCTTGTAAAAGAAGTTTTGCCTTTCTTCCCTTTTTCTTATGGAGAGCTCAGGGATATTTTCTGTTGTGGTGACTTCCTAAACATGACTTATCTAGCTTTAAATCTTAGTCATTACATTAACGGCGTTGCCAAAAGACATTCGGAAGTTTCTCGCATGCTCTTTTCCCATTATGAAATAGATGCTATCACTAATGGGGTCCATGTGCCCTCTTGGGTTAGTCAGCCAATTCAGGAACTTTTTGATAAACATATTCCTCACTGGAGAGAGGATATTTTCAGTATTCGTTATGCTATTGCTATTCCTTTAAAGCAAATTTGGGAAGCCCATTTGATTAACAAGAGGCATTTGTTGGACTTTGTGAATAGACAGAAAAACATTGGTATGGAAATTGATAATTTTACAATTGGTTTTGCTCGAAGAATGACCGCATACAAAAGACCTGAGCTTATTTTTTCGAATCTTGATCGGCTCAAGTCTATTGCAAAAGCAATAGGACCGCTGCAATTAGTCTTTGCAGGTAAGGCGCACCCTAAAGATGAGGAGGGAAAAAAAATTATCCAAAGAATACATGCTATCCATTCCTCTCTGAGTCCGGAAGTAAAACTTGTTTTTTTAGAAAATTATGATTTGGCTTTAGCTAAAAGGATTGTGGCTGGAGTCGATCTCTGGTTAAACAATCCGCTGCCGCCATTAGAAGCTTCTGGAACGAGTGGGATGAAAGCGGCTATCAACGGTGTTCCCTCTTTGAGCGTTCTGGATGGATGGTGGATAGAAGGCTGCATTGAGGGGATGACGGGATGGTCTATTGGGATGGATCATTTTCAAAGAAAAGAAGGAATAGAAAATGGCTATAGCTCTGATCGTGATGCTGATGCTCTCTATGACAAGCTAGAAAAAGTAGTTATGCCCCTTTTTTATAAAAATAAGGAAGCTTATTCTTTGATTATGCGTTCCTGCATCGCCATTAATGGTTCTTTTTTTAATGCACAACGGATGCTCATGCAGTATGTAATAAAAGCCTATTATTGA
- a CDS encoding polyphosphate kinase 2 family protein, producing MKTASYLIKEGQKVSLADFDPADTGHFKSKEEALTKLRADIEKMISLQDRFYARNTYSLLIILQGMDCAGKDSLIKHVLSGLNPQGVEVYSFKKPTVEELEHDFLWRCWKRLPAKGHIGIFNRSYYEELLVTRVHPELLEKERLPQETFDEKFWEKRFSAINHFEQFLVENGLLIIKFFLHLSKKEQDKRLAERIEREDKQWKISLSDLMERKKWHDYMSAYEKLLSETSTKHCPWYILPADHKWYSQLLAASILVEKMEALQLEYPKLSEEEKEKLKALFYN from the coding sequence ATGAAAACGGCTTCTTATCTAATTAAAGAAGGGCAAAAGGTCTCTTTAGCGGATTTTGATCCTGCCGATACAGGGCATTTTAAGAGTAAAGAAGAAGCTTTAACAAAGCTGCGGGCAGACATAGAAAAGATGATCAGCTTGCAGGATAGATTTTATGCCCGGAATACCTATTCTTTACTGATTATTCTACAAGGAATGGATTGTGCGGGAAAGGATAGTCTGATTAAACATGTTTTGTCTGGATTAAATCCGCAGGGGGTAGAGGTTTATAGTTTTAAAAAACCTACAGTTGAGGAATTAGAACATGACTTTTTGTGGCGATGTTGGAAAAGATTACCTGCCAAAGGTCACATCGGAATTTTCAATAGATCTTATTATGAAGAACTTCTGGTGACCAGAGTCCATCCAGAACTCCTCGAAAAAGAAAGGCTTCCTCAAGAGACTTTTGATGAAAAATTCTGGGAAAAAAGATTTTCGGCCATCAACCACTTTGAACAGTTTCTTGTAGAAAACGGGCTGTTGATTATCAAATTTTTTCTTCATTTATCAAAAAAAGAGCAGGATAAGCGATTGGCGGAAAGAATCGAAAGGGAAGATAAGCAGTGGAAAATATCTCTTTCGGATCTGATGGAAAGAAAAAAATGGCATGATTATATGTCTGCCTATGAAAAGCTGCTTTCTGAGACTTCTACCAAACACTGTCCTTGGTACATTTTACCGGCAGATCACAAGTGGTACAGCCAACTGCTGGCTGCTAGCATACTCGTAGAAAAAATGGAAGCCTTACAACTAGAGTATCCTAAATTAAGTGAAGAGGAAAAAGAAAAGCTAAAAGCTCTATTTTACAACTAA